The Aedes aegypti strain LVP_AGWG chromosome 3, AaegL5.0 Primary Assembly, whole genome shotgun sequence genome contains a region encoding:
- the LOC5573589 gene encoding nucleoporin NUP159 produces the protein MDYRQLTLALFCICSAVALEISNHNALEGSNPDVTNTARPLLDDHNLPTLHRQKRHEIEIHRVIKRRPKLPPLPPRSRKPRPPRRPPKPKVKYGPPNVNYPPLSHYSPQSYDESFSTSYETSFSDHNTFGEPPVSYGGPIQPSPAFGSPPFAYGQGSTSYQGSSFGRPSFESTSFEGFGKPSLGSSNLDAFDPSKFPGLIDRPSQFYSGSKFGGHSSSSSYTNSKPPSFHSSSSFFGDGPSFNSDKDLASHTRLTEVETPKHQFPLEGFKQNPFRTPLTSYEVPISHSKSNLFEPTKDYDTSSYKKNPNTYSISSISSTHSSSPSSTDDDDDEYYPSLPNRYEQDQFHTPSKPNPNKPLGSTVQTINDNDPFSALNSFYDGVSESQKVSVKTKTKHVEPTEDSFSLEDLYSPTPVSNKRNKLRRKKKPNPISAPTTHNLDTDDLRDAYGSSSDFHQVAIDADEFLEFEPQKQMKHSRPVGVTKTRNEEKAPSNFVLLSAQNEKNPNFKKPSNNPSYSRKTPSQLFAEYKPIDVDLFKSVEANRKPTAEKTTGLEDVNILSIQKSNSKSYYAGNNEKEPHLYSGFLPTRRNGAYYRVANLDYETLDNDDEGFDDIADAATFGGRLRNARVKKDLAVTRRA, from the coding sequence ctgttttgTATATGCTCCGCTGTAGCACTGGAAATTTCGAACCACAATGCATTAGAGGGCTCCAATCCCGATGTCACCAACACTGCAAGACCACTGCTAGATGACCACAATTTGCCAACACTACATCGACAGAAACGCCACGAAATTGAGATACATAGAGTTATCAAACGCCGCCCAAAACTTCCTCCTTTGCCTCCTCGCAGCCGCAAACCACGCCCACCTAGAAGACCTCCAAAGCCGAAAGTGAAGTATGGACCACCGAATGTCAACTATCCACCGCTATCGCACTACAGTCCCCAGAGCTACGACGAATCGTTTAGTACTAGTTATGAAACGTCCTTTTCCGATCACAATACGTTTGGTGAGCCACCGGTAAGCTATGGAGGCCCAATTCAACCATCACCAGCATTTGGGTCACCGCCATTCGCCTATGGCCAAGGTAGTACTTCATACCAAGGGTCGTCCTTCGGAAGACCAAGCTTTGAGAGTACAAGTTTCGAAGGATTTGGCAAACCCTCGCTTGGTTCGTCCAACTTGGATGCGTTTGACCCCTCCAAATTCCCAGGACTAATAGACAGGCCCTCACAATTCTATTCGGGTAGTAAGTTTGGTGGACATTCTTCGTCTTCCTCGTATACTAATAGCAAACCACCATCCTTCCATTCCTCATCATCGTTCTTCGGAGATGGCCCCAGTTTTAACTCTGACAAGGATCTTGCTAGCCACACACGATTAACCGAAGTTGAAACTCCCAAGCATCAATTTCCACTGGAAGGATTCAAGCAAAACCCATTCAGAACACCCTTAACCTCATATGAAGTTCCAATATCGCATTCTAAATCAAATTTGTTCGAACCCACAAAAGATTACGATACATcgtcatataaaaaaaatcccaatacTTATTCAATCAGTAGTATATCCTCAACACACAGTTCATCGCCTAGTTCAActgatgacgacgatgatgaaTACTATCCGAGCCTACCGAATCGCTATGAGCAAGATCAGTTCCACACTCCTTCAAAACCAAATCCAAACAAGCCCTTAGGCAGCACAGTACAAACAATCAACGATAACGATCCATTTTCCGCGCTGAATTCTTTCTACGATGGTGTATCCGAGTCCCAAAAGGTTTCCGTCAAAACCAAAACCAAACACGTAGAGCCAACGGAGGATAGCTTTTCCCTCGAAGACTTGTACTCCCCGACGCCGGTATCTAACAAACGGAACAAGTTACGCAGGAAAAAGAAACCAAACCCAATATCAGCTCCAACGACACACAATCTGGACACTGACGATCTGCGCGATGCGTATGGTTCAAGTTCTGACTTCCACCAGGTTGCGATCGACGCCGATGAGTTCCTCGAATTTGAACCTCAAAAACAAATGAAGCATTCCAGACCAGTTGGAGTCACGAAGACTCGAAATGAGGAAAAGGCTCCATCCAATTTTGTCCTTCTTTCAGCGCAGAACGAGAAGAATCCAAACTTCAAAAAACCATCAAACAATCCAAGTTATTCTCGAAAAACGCCTTCCCAGCTATTTGCAGAGTACAAACCGATCGATGTAGATCTGTTCAAGTCGGTGGAAGCTAACAGAAAACCAACTGCGGAGAAGACGACAGGATTAGAAGACGTAAATATCCTTTCCATACAGAAATCTAACTCAAAATCGTACTACGCAGGAAACAATGAGAAAGAACCGCACCTGTACAGTGGATTCCTCCCGACTAGACGAAACGGAGCATACTATCGGGTAGCAAATTTGGACTACGAAACGTTGGATAACGATGACGAGGGTTTCGATGATATCGCTGATGCAGCAACTTTCGGCGGCAGATTACGAAACGCTAGGGTTAAAAAAGATTTAGCTGTCACGAGAAGGGCCTGA